From Aspergillus chevalieri M1 DNA, chromosome 4, nearly complete sequence, a single genomic window includes:
- a CDS encoding putative ABC bile acid transporter (COG:Q;~EggNog:ENOG410PGIK;~InterPro:IPR017871,IPR027417,IPR003593,IPR011527, IPR003439,IPR036640;~PFAM:PF00005,PF00664;~TransMembrane:12 (i86-106o132-156i257-275o281-301i360-381o411-428i726-747o788-816i864-882o888-907i976-994o1000-1019i);~go_component: GO:0016021 - integral component of membrane [Evidence IEA];~go_function: GO:0005524 - ATP binding [Evidence IEA];~go_function: GO:0016887 - ATPase activity [Evidence IEA];~go_function: GO:0042626 - ATPase-coupled transmembrane transporter activity [Evidence IEA];~go_process: GO:0055085 - transmembrane transport [Evidence IEA]), whose protein sequence is MPLRAPALPCIDIAAVGQQPSSKFRSPEDKLRLWQFLTVSWMAPLISTGKKRQLQEDDVWLLGFEFQHRRLHDRFRRLRGSVIGRLLHANGIDVFIITAIAIVQMLCDFSTPVLLQQLLQAMNDVAAPKSVALTYAFLSLVVRFVATQFQVLLLWYGRRCYERSRGEIIMMIYEKALSRKNIFGVRIDNEHGKPHGDDHDEDTESQNAKKRKLCGLIPWGRETHENTKEAASIGKIFNLLRGDAYEVAQRFWEIDSLVDKPLGLLIAVILVWKLFGPSCFLGILAVLVAQGINAIITRTLLRWERVRRAATDVRLQISSQFVEALRHLRWYGWQNHWLNQVMDARQSELNLRIVTSLWSILIRFVNVFASGVFPVLALYAYTLLAGNPLRVDIIFPALQLFTMLETRLRDIPGLITVLINASIAVERIEDFMSEPNKEIRPTQTHADSTPIQLESCSFAWPGKRSSVLSDISLTIPNGLTVVSGKVGAGKSALLQAFLGELDRFSGDSHIPNEMVGYCAQTPWLQSMSIRDNILFSSPYDEQRYKRVLDACALLPDLSSFKHGDLSFVGENGIGLSGGQKARVALARALYSTSRILLLDDPISALDHSTAETIVRKCFSGPLMQNRMVVLVTHRTALVRHIATQIVEIEDGRAIVYDKDAISTAATDDVAQQPPSDDEEAELHHEDELEGTEAAVPDKFIEEEHRAEWGVKAKVYWDYIRAGKYRWWIALLIVMTIYRLISVGQSWFLKEWGEAYDQRTLVQAWQGLNSLPINPVDGLPAPLDDVKPWLLAFFLITTFQAFMLLVGQVLMLVIVYFAGKTLFKQVMVGVSHATFRFFDVTPIGRLMNRLTSDIGVVDGNISEQFQIIAFQAITWISSIVVIASVTPIFLVFSLVLTGAFIVIFLRFLPTSQSLRRLEMVSLSPLISNFGELLHGLTTVRAFHAEERFQNRVIDVVDRFQGMDHFYWSLQSWLMYRFENLSGLSTFCLTVLALYTNVTPGLAAFVLIAANNFVASTHGLCKQYGQLQMDFVSVERIDELLHIEQETPGTITPPASWPKYGHEITFEDVTIRYAPHLDPSLSNISLRIPGSSTTAIIGRTGSGKSTLAVSLLSVIRPESGRIIIDDIDIAKVNTQALRTRVTFVAQDPVLFPGTIRLNLDPTSDYPDSECADVLHRLCARHGWTLDTNIEAGGRNLSQGQRQLIGLSRAVLRRSPVVILDEATASIDHETSLEIQTILRDEMKDSTVIMVAHRLEAIKDADYYVVLDGGRVAEQGFVGERRLV, encoded by the exons ATGCCACTACGAGCACCCGCTCTTCCATGCATCGATATTGCTGCAGTGGGCCAGCAACCATCTAGCAAGTTCCGCAGCCCAGAGGACAAGTTGCGACTATGGCAGTTCCTTACTGTCTCGTGGATGGCCCCATTGATATCGACAGGGAAAAAGCGACAACTCCAAGAAGATGATGTTTGGCTCCTTGGATTTGAATTTCAACATCGGAGACTACATGATAGGTTCCGCCGGCTTCGAGGTTCCGTTATTGGTCGCTTACTGCATGCGAATGGCATTGATGTGTTTATAATCACTGCTATTGCCATCGTGCAGATGCTTTGCG ACTTTTCGACTCCGGTATTGTTGCAGCAGCTATTACAGGCAATGAATGATGTCGCGGCCCCGAAAAGCGTGGCCTTGACTTATGCTTTCCTGTCACTCGTTGTTCGTTTTGTTGCCACGCAATTCCAGGTCCTACTTCTCTGGTATGGCAGAAGATGTTATGAAAGAAGCAGAGGCGAGATTATCATGATGATCTATGAGAAGGCCCTGTCAAGGAAGAATATCTTTGGCGTTCGAATTGATAATGAACACGGCAAGCCTCATGGTGATGATCACGACGAGGATACGGAATCACAGAACGCTAAGAAGAGAAAATTATGCGGACTCATTCCTTGGGGTCGTGAAACCCATGAGAATACCAAAGAGGCAGCCTCTATCGGAAAGATATTCAACCTGCTACGTGGGGACGCTTACGAAGTGGCCCAGAGATTCTGGGAGATTGACTCATTGGTTGACAAGCCCCTGGGACTTTTGATCGCTGTCATCCTCGTGTGGAAATTGTTTGGACCATCATGCTTCTTGGGAATTCTAGCAGTCCTCGTTGCGCAGGGAATCAATGCAATCATTACTCGGACTCTTCTTCGATGGGAGCGTGTCAGGAGAGCAGCGACAGATGTGCGACTACAGATCTCCTCCCAGTTCGTGGAAGCTCTACGTCATCTACGCTGGTATGGATGGCAAAACCATTGGCTTAATCAAGTCATGGATGCCAGACAGTCTGAGCTGAATCTCCGGATTGTGACAAGCTTGTGGAGTATCCTTATCCGCTTTGTCAACGTGTTCGCCAGTGGTGTATTCCCTGTGTTGGCGTTGTATGCCTATACACTATTGGCTGGAAATCCGCTACGGGTTGATATTATCTTTCCGGCGCTGCAGCTCTTTACCATGCTGGAAACCCGGCTTAGAGATATCCCTGGTCTGATCACGGTGTTGATTAACGCTTCCATTGCGGTAGAACGAATCGAGGACTTTATGTCAGAACCGAACAAAGAGATCAGGCCTACGCAAACTCATGCCGACTCGACCCCGATTCAATTGGAATCATGTTCCTTTGCCTGGCCGGGTAAAAGGTCGTCTGTGCTATCTGATATCTCCTTGACCATTCCGAACGGCCTAACCGTGGTCTCTGGAAAAGTTGGTGCCGGAAAATCAGCACTACTTCAAGCGTTTCTCGGAGAACTGGACAGATTCAGTGGTGATTCGCATATCCCTAATGAGATGGTCGGATATTGTGCCCAGACGCCATGGCTTCAAAGCATGAGCATTCGCGACAACATCTTGTTCTCATCTCCTTACGACGAACAGCGATATAAGCGAGTCCTAGACGCCTGTGCCTTGCTCCCTGATCTTTCAAGCTTCAAACATGGCGATCTGTCATTTGTGGGTGAGAACGGCATTGGCTTATCGGGTGGACAGAAGGCTCGTGTGGCCCTTGCCCGGGCACTCTATAGTACATCCAGGATACTGTTGCTTGATGATCCAATCTCCGCTCTGGACCACAGTACAGCCGAAACGATTGTTCGCAAATGTTTCTCTGGTCCATTGATGCAGAATCGGATGGTCGTGCTAGTGACGCACCGTACTGCGCTCGTTCGTCATATTGCAACTCAAATAGTTGAGATCGAGGATGGACGTGCAATTGTGTATGACAAGGATGCTATTTCTACCGCTGCCACGGACGATGTCGCTCAACAGCCTCCCtcagacgatgaagaagctGAGCTTCATCACGAAGACGAGCTGGAAGGCACGGAAGCTGCAGTTCCGGACAAGTTTATCGAAGAGGAGCATCGAGCAGAATGGGGTGTAAAGGCCAAGGTTTACTGGGATTACATCAGAGCTGGCAAATATAGATGGTGGATTGCTCTTCTCATTGTCATGACAATCTATCGCCTGATATCGGTTGGACAATCCTGGTTTCTGAAAGAATGGGGAGAGGCCTATGATCAGCGCACCCTCGTGCAAGCGTGGCAAGGTCTGAATTCGTTGCCAATTAACCCCGTCGACGGACTGCCCGCACCCCTCGACGACGTTAAACCTTGGCTACTAGCATTCTTCTTGATCACAACCTTTCAGGCTTTCATGCTGCTGGTTGGACAAGTATTGATGCTGGTCATCGTCTACTTCGCGGGAAAAACGCTCTTCAAGCAGGTGATGGTGGGCGTCAGCCATGCCACATTCCGATTCTTTGATGTCACTCCTATCGGCCGTTTGATGAACCGTCTTACGTCGGACATTGGGGTTGTAGATGGCAATATCAGCGAGCAATTCCAAATCATTGCGTTTCAAGCGATTACTTGGATATCGTCTATTGTTGTCATAGCATCGGTGACGCCAATCTTCCTGGTCTTCTCGCTTGTCCTTACCGGCGCATTCATTGTTATTTTTTTGCGCTTCTTACCAACATCACAGAGTCTGCGAAGATTAGAGATGGTGTCGCTGAGCCCTTTGATCTCAAACTTTGGCGAGCTCCTGCATGGCCTAACCACGGTTCGTGCTTTTCACGCGGAAGAACGATTCCAAAACCGTGTtatagacgtcgtggaccgTTTCCAGGGTATGGATCACTTCTACTGGTCTTTGCAGAGCTGGTTGATGTACCGTTTCGAAAACCTCTCAGGCCTATCCACGTTCTGCTTGACAGTGCTTGCTCTGTACACAAATGTCACGCCCGGCCTGGCTGCATTCGTTTTGATCGCAGCAAACAATTTCGTCGCATCGACACACGGCCTATGCAAACAATACGGTCAACTGCAAATGGACTTCGTCTCCGTAGAACGCATAGACGAACTCCTCCATATCGAACAAGAAACACCAGGAACCATTACACCCCCAGCATCCTGGCCCAAATACGGCCACGAAATCACCTTCGAAGATGTAACCATCCGCTACGCACCACACCTAGACCCGTCTCTGTCAAACATATCCCTCCGAATCCCAGGCAGCTCGACAACAGCCATAATCGGCCGCACGGGTAGCGGCAAATCCACACTCGCCGTCTCCCTACTATCCGTAATCCGCCCCGAATCCGGCCGCATCATAATCGACGATATCGACATCGCAAAGGTCAACACCCAAGCCCTCCGCACCCGTGTGACCTTCGTCGCCCAAGACCCCGTCCTATTTCCCGGAACCATCCGCCTAAACCTCGACCCCACAAGCGACTACCCAGACTCCGAATGCGCAGACGTCCTGCACCGCCTCTGCGCCAGACACGGCTGGACACTAGACACAAATATCGAAGCTGGTGGGCGGAACCTTAGTCAGGGACAGAGGCAGCTGATTGGGTTGTCGAGGGCTGTGCTTAGGCGGAGTCCGGTTGTTATATTGGATGAGGCGACGGCatcgattgatcatgagaCATCATTGGAGATCCAGACGATTTTGAgagatgagatgaaagaTTCGACAGTTATTATGGTTGCGCATAGGTTGGAGGCGATTAAGGATGCGGATTATTATGTTGTGTTGGATGGGGGGAGGGTTGCTGAGCAGGGGTTTGTGGGGGAGAGGAGATTAGTATAA